One window of Mesorhizobium loti R88b genomic DNA carries:
- a CDS encoding SDR family oxidoreductase: MTSSPSKVVLITGASSGIGEATARHLAASGHSIVLGARRIDRIAAIVRDIEQEGGQAFSHELDVTDLDSVKTFVATARRRHGRIDVLVNNAGVMPLSFMAELRVDDWNRMIDVNLRGVLNGIAAVLPIMGEQKSGHIINVASVSGHRVDPTAAVYSATKFAVRALSEGLRQESRDLRVTVVSPGLTRTELFDGIANPQVEAGARAMLDQSSIPPSAIAEAIGFAIGQSDGVNVNELVVRPTAQG; this comes from the coding sequence ATGACGAGTTCACCCAGCAAAGTGGTGCTGATCACCGGCGCCTCGAGCGGCATCGGCGAGGCCACGGCCCGCCACCTCGCGGCAAGCGGCCACAGCATCGTGCTCGGCGCCCGGCGGATCGACCGGATCGCGGCGATCGTGCGAGACATCGAGCAGGAAGGCGGCCAGGCATTTTCCCACGAACTCGATGTCACCGACCTCGACAGTGTGAAAACTTTCGTCGCCACGGCCCGTCGACGCCATGGCCGGATCGATGTGCTGGTCAACAATGCCGGCGTGATGCCGCTGTCGTTCATGGCCGAGTTGCGCGTCGACGACTGGAACCGCATGATCGATGTCAATCTGCGCGGCGTGCTCAACGGCATCGCCGCCGTGCTGCCGATCATGGGCGAACAGAAATCCGGCCACATCATCAATGTCGCCTCCGTCTCCGGCCACCGCGTCGATCCGACCGCAGCCGTCTACAGCGCCACCAAATTCGCTGTCAGGGCGCTGTCGGAAGGGCTGCGGCAGGAAAGCCGGGACCTTCGCGTGACCGTGGTCAGCCCGGGCCTCACCCGCACCGAATTGTTCGACGGCATCGCCAACCCGCAAGTCGAGGCCGGCGCCCGCGCCATGCTGGATCAATCCTCCATCCCGCCCAGCGCGATTGCCGAGGCAATCGGCTTTGCCATTGGCCAGTCGGATGGCGTCAACGTCAACGAGTTGGTCGTGCGCCCGACGGCGCAGGGCTGA